From Rhodopseudomonas palustris, a single genomic window includes:
- a CDS encoding homoserine kinase: MAVYTDVAADELADFLSRYDIGDLLSYKGIAEGVENSNFLLHTSRGYFILTLYEKRVARDDLPFFLSLMTHLAGNGINCPQPVADRAGNTLATLAGRPAAIIGFLDGVWPRKPSVVHCAGVGQALAKMHLAGRGFAMQRANALSVAGWRPLFAAAEARADEVQPGLRDFLAAELDYLESGVWPSDLPQGLIHADLFPDNVFFIGDEVSGIIDFTFACTDLLAYDVAICLNAWCFEPDHAFNATKARALLSAYTRERPLDAAEQAALPLLARGAALRFLLTRLVDWLNVPEGALVKPKDPMEYVRKLRFQQNVVGIRDYGVELAGAVA; this comes from the coding sequence ATGGCGGTCTATACCGACGTCGCCGCCGACGAGCTTGCGGATTTTCTGAGCCGCTACGACATCGGCGATTTGCTGTCCTACAAGGGCATCGCCGAGGGCGTCGAGAACTCGAACTTCCTGCTGCACACCTCGCGCGGCTATTTCATCCTGACGCTGTACGAAAAGCGCGTCGCCCGCGACGATCTGCCGTTCTTTTTGTCGCTGATGACGCATCTGGCCGGAAACGGCATCAACTGCCCGCAGCCGGTCGCCGATCGTGCCGGCAACACGCTGGCGACGCTCGCCGGCCGTCCGGCGGCGATCATCGGCTTCCTCGACGGGGTGTGGCCGCGCAAGCCGAGCGTGGTGCATTGCGCCGGCGTCGGTCAGGCGCTGGCCAAGATGCATCTGGCCGGCCGCGGCTTTGCGATGCAGCGGGCGAATGCGCTGTCGGTCGCCGGCTGGCGGCCGCTGTTCGCAGCCGCCGAGGCGCGCGCCGACGAGGTGCAGCCGGGCCTGCGCGATTTTCTCGCCGCCGAGCTCGACTATCTGGAAAGCGGGGTGTGGCCTTCCGATCTGCCGCAGGGGCTGATCCACGCCGACCTGTTTCCGGACAACGTGTTCTTCATCGGCGACGAGGTCTCCGGCATCATCGACTTCACCTTCGCCTGCACCGATCTTTTGGCCTACGACGTCGCGATCTGCCTGAACGCCTGGTGCTTCGAGCCCGACCACGCCTTCAACGCCACCAAGGCCCGCGCGCTGCTCAGCGCCTACACCCGCGAGCGCCCGCTCGATGCCGCCGAGCAGGCCGCGCTGCCGCTGCTCGCCCGCGGCGCCGCGCTGCGCTTCCTGCTGACCCGGCTGGTCGACTGGCTCAACGTGCCGGAAGGCGCGCTGGTCAAGCCGAAGGATCCGATGGAGTACGTCCGCAAGCTGCGCTTCCAGCAAAATGTCGTCGGGATTCGCGACTATGGTGTCGAACTCGCAGGGGCGGTGGCGTGA
- the ispH gene encoding 4-hydroxy-3-methylbut-2-enyl diphosphate reductase, whose protein sequence is MLAKSPLKIVLCSPRGFCAGVVRAIDTVERALALYGAPVYVRHEIVHNKYVVDSLRAKGAIFVEELEEIPDTKAPVVFSAHGVPKSVPEDATARNFFSIDATCPLVTKVHREAAIHFKRGREILLIGHSHHPEVVGTLGQLPAGAVTLIETAADAAAYQPKDPDNLAFVTQTTLSIDDTAGIVTVLRERFPNISGPHREDICYATTNRQAAVKKVAPVVDAMIVVGAPNSSNSQRLREVAEREGCKVAVLAQRASDLDWSQFEGVRVLGLTAGASAPEVIVEEIMGAFAERFDLSVETVSAAEENEFFPLPRALRPDAAE, encoded by the coding sequence ATGCTCGCGAAATCGCCGCTGAAAATCGTGCTTTGCTCGCCGCGCGGATTCTGCGCCGGCGTGGTGCGGGCGATCGATACCGTCGAGCGGGCGCTCGCGCTGTACGGCGCCCCGGTCTATGTCCGGCACGAGATCGTCCATAACAAATACGTGGTCGACAGCCTGCGCGCCAAGGGCGCGATCTTCGTCGAGGAACTGGAAGAGATCCCGGACACCAAGGCCCCGGTGGTATTCTCCGCCCATGGGGTGCCGAAATCGGTGCCGGAAGACGCGACGGCGCGGAATTTCTTCTCGATCGACGCCACCTGCCCGCTGGTCACCAAGGTGCACCGCGAGGCGGCGATCCATTTCAAGCGCGGCCGCGAGATCCTCTTGATCGGCCATTCGCACCATCCGGAAGTGGTCGGCACCCTCGGCCAGCTTCCGGCCGGCGCGGTGACGCTGATCGAGACCGCGGCCGACGCTGCGGCGTATCAGCCCAAGGATCCCGACAACCTCGCCTTCGTCACCCAGACCACGCTGTCGATCGACGACACCGCCGGCATCGTCACGGTGCTGCGCGAGCGCTTCCCGAACATCTCCGGGCCGCACCGCGAGGACATCTGCTACGCCACCACCAACCGCCAGGCGGCGGTGAAGAAGGTGGCGCCGGTGGTCGACGCCATGATCGTGGTCGGCGCGCCGAATTCGTCGAATTCGCAGCGGCTGCGCGAGGTCGCCGAGCGCGAGGGCTGCAAGGTCGCGGTGCTGGCGCAGCGCGCCTCCGATCTCGACTGGAGCCAGTTCGAGGGCGTCAGGGTGCTCGGGCTCACCGCCGGGGCCTCCGCCCCCGAGGTGATCGTCGAGGAGATCATGGGCGCCTTCGCCGAGCGGTTCGACCTGTCGGTCGAGACGGTGTCGGCAGCCGAAGAAAACGAGTTCTTCCCGCTGCCGCGCGCGCTGCGACCGGACGCCGCCGAATAA
- a CDS encoding DUF1013 domain-containing protein has translation MSNAPLMPKATAVWLLDNTALTFDQVADFTKMHVLEVKAIADGDAAQGIKGMDPISSGQLTRDEIEKGEGDPDYRLKLAESKVVLPQAAKKKGPRYTPVSRRHERPSAILWLVRNHPELKDAQIMRLVGTTKTTIASVRDRTHWNAATLTPMDPVTLGLCSQLDLDFEVQRAAKEKPADQQYGGATLLPASETTRKEAEYEAATSGKSQDDLDVDAVFAKLKTIGGKKHDDEDEDGGF, from the coding sequence ATGAGCAACGCACCGCTGATGCCGAAGGCCACCGCCGTCTGGCTGCTCGACAACACGGCGTTGACGTTCGATCAGGTCGCCGACTTCACCAAGATGCACGTCTTGGAGGTCAAGGCGATCGCCGACGGCGACGCCGCCCAGGGCATCAAGGGGATGGACCCGATTTCCAGCGGACAGCTCACCCGCGACGAGATCGAGAAGGGCGAAGGCGATCCGGACTACCGCCTCAAGCTCGCCGAGAGCAAGGTGGTGCTGCCGCAGGCCGCCAAGAAGAAGGGGCCGCGCTACACCCCGGTGTCGCGCCGCCACGAGCGGCCGAGCGCGATCCTGTGGCTGGTGCGCAATCATCCGGAGCTGAAGGACGCGCAGATCATGCGCCTGGTCGGCACCACCAAGACCACGATCGCGTCCGTGCGCGACCGCACCCACTGGAACGCCGCGACCCTGACCCCGATGGACCCGGTGACGCTCGGCCTGTGCTCGCAGCTCGACCTCGACTTCGAGGTGCAGCGCGCCGCCAAGGAGAAGCCGGCCGACCAGCAATATGGCGGCGCCACTTTGCTGCCGGCGTCCGAGACCACCCGCAAGGAAGCCGAATACGAAGCGGCGACCTCCGGCAAGAGCCAGGACGATCTCGACGTCGACGCGGTGTTCGCCAAGCTCAAGACCATCGGCGGCAAGAAGCACGACGACGAGGACGAAGACGGCGGCTTCTGA
- a CDS encoding DEAD/DEAH box helicase, which yields MVEVIWGSSSKPASSRRLAEILEAADDLEGTLYIGYPILGTPSGAFPIDATLLSPEHGIIVFDVVEGRDPTDFQQRQDEIYTKVKSRLMQFPNLVQRRELGVELTVATFAPATLVKRFDVGPDYHLLDSASLRDFIPTISWENKQLYPALASAIQSLSTIRRGKKKRESARPDSRGAKLRRLEETIANLDVNQGAAVIETVPGVQRIRGLAGSGKTIVLALKVAYLHAQNPEWNIAVTFNTRSLKGQFERLITNFVYEQTSEEPDWDKIEIVNAWGAPGSSDRTGIYYKFCRANGTTYFDFKSAQERFPGKEFQGACSLALKEAINPQPFYDAILVDEAQDFPPEFLRLCYRFLKEPKRLVYAYDELQNLTNASMLPPEDIFGRDSQNRPLVSLTNSSSGEPRQDIILEKCYRNSRPILATAHALGFGIYRTAGLVQFFDQHDLWLDVGYEIKTGSLSDDQRVSLHRTDRTSPRFLESHSPIDDIISFKCFETTEAQDEWLAGEIEKNLKEDDLLPEDIVVINPDPLKTRKAVARARSLLFKKEINSTLAGVSSSPDVFFENDAITFTGIFRAKGNEAAMVYIINANDCYDSYFPVLRARIRSQLFTAITRSKAWVRVLGVGADMKTLAREFETIKQNDFCLNFQYPNEQKRKELHIINRDMTHDEKKSLVRNISDLGRILDEIDLGTVTLEDLPQDIQSKLQKIIGKMV from the coding sequence ATGGTTGAAGTTATTTGGGGCAGTTCTTCCAAGCCCGCGTCATCGAGAAGGCTTGCTGAAATTCTGGAAGCTGCCGATGATTTAGAGGGAACGCTCTATATTGGCTACCCGATCCTGGGTACACCTTCAGGTGCCTTTCCGATAGATGCGACTCTTCTCAGCCCTGAGCACGGGATCATCGTATTCGATGTCGTGGAGGGACGAGATCCGACCGACTTCCAGCAGCGTCAGGACGAGATCTACACAAAAGTAAAATCACGCTTGATGCAATTTCCAAATCTCGTCCAGCGACGAGAACTCGGCGTCGAACTGACCGTTGCCACATTTGCTCCCGCAACGCTCGTTAAGCGCTTCGATGTCGGACCAGACTATCATCTTCTCGACAGCGCCTCCCTAAGAGATTTCATACCGACCATCTCTTGGGAAAACAAACAACTATACCCCGCACTCGCTTCCGCAATTCAATCACTTTCCACCATTCGACGAGGCAAAAAGAAACGCGAATCCGCCCGGCCTGATTCTCGCGGCGCAAAGCTTCGAAGACTGGAAGAAACGATTGCGAATCTGGACGTCAACCAAGGTGCAGCGGTAATTGAAACCGTGCCTGGCGTCCAGCGCATTCGAGGCTTGGCGGGATCTGGCAAGACCATTGTCCTCGCACTCAAGGTTGCTTATCTCCACGCACAAAATCCCGAATGGAATATTGCAGTCACGTTCAACACTCGTTCACTGAAGGGACAATTCGAACGTTTGATTACCAACTTCGTGTACGAGCAAACCAGCGAAGAGCCCGATTGGGACAAGATCGAGATCGTAAATGCGTGGGGAGCTCCGGGAAGCTCTGATAGAACAGGAATCTACTATAAATTCTGCAGAGCCAACGGCACAACCTACTTTGACTTTAAGTCTGCTCAGGAACGCTTTCCAGGGAAAGAATTCCAGGGAGCGTGCAGCTTAGCGCTAAAAGAAGCGATTAATCCGCAACCTTTCTACGACGCGATACTGGTCGACGAAGCGCAGGACTTCCCTCCGGAATTCCTGCGACTGTGTTATCGCTTCCTGAAAGAGCCGAAGCGCCTTGTTTACGCGTACGACGAACTTCAGAACCTCACTAATGCCTCCATGCTTCCACCAGAAGACATCTTCGGAAGGGACTCCCAAAATCGTCCGCTAGTATCATTGACGAACTCTTCCTCTGGCGAGCCTCGCCAAGACATCATCCTTGAAAAATGTTACCGGAACTCGCGCCCTATACTGGCAACTGCTCATGCTCTAGGATTTGGCATCTATCGCACCGCAGGGCTAGTTCAGTTCTTTGATCAGCACGACCTCTGGCTCGACGTTGGCTACGAGATAAAGACAGGAAGCCTGTCCGACGATCAGCGCGTATCGCTCCATCGAACCGACCGGACAAGTCCGAGATTTTTAGAATCTCACTCTCCCATCGACGACATCATCTCCTTCAAGTGTTTCGAAACGACTGAAGCGCAGGACGAGTGGTTAGCGGGCGAGATAGAGAAAAATCTCAAAGAGGACGACTTACTTCCAGAAGACATCGTTGTAATAAACCCCGACCCCCTGAAGACAAGAAAGGCCGTTGCGCGGGCGCGATCCCTTCTGTTCAAGAAGGAGATAAACTCAACATTGGCAGGCGTATCCTCTTCGCCCGATGTATTTTTTGAGAATGATGCCATAACTTTCACGGGCATCTTCCGAGCCAAGGGCAACGAGGCCGCGATGGTGTATATCATCAACGCTAATGATTGCTACGACTCTTACTTTCCTGTCCTTAGAGCTCGAATCCGCAGTCAACTTTTTACTGCAATAACGAGATCCAAGGCATGGGTAAGGGTTCTTGGCGTAGGCGCTGACATGAAAACCCTTGCGCGCGAGTTCGAAACGATAAAGCAGAACGACTTCTGCCTCAATTTTCAATACCCCAACGAACAGAAGAGAAAAGAATTGCATATAATCAACAGAGACATGACGCACGACGAGAAGAAGTCGCTTGTGCGCAATATCTCAGATTTGGGCAGAATACTTGACGAGATTGATCTGGGGACTGTGACGCTTGAAGACTTACCTCAAGACATCCAGAGCAAGCTCCAAAAGATTATCGGGAAGATGGTATGA
- a CDS encoding DUF2290 domain-containing protein — protein MTPRATASEISAIITKLIETSLSDQQNWPSFINSRGLTEIGIQNNPSLSIGMKNIPYEEIYLTLLADNAFHIKMLDGALLQMCYRFAGDSIHSHRLCMFPAPDLDSFDNQPDLYLQDELYGDIVGRNIVHFPIRFDFCIDEALHVDVKHPKSHLTLGQYPNCRIPLACPLTPARFISFILRNFYHTAFYSTGLETIDCSQSFQETITSNEKLIAHILA, from the coding sequence ATGACGCCAAGAGCAACTGCATCAGAGATTAGCGCGATAATCACCAAGCTAATTGAGACGAGCCTGTCAGATCAACAGAACTGGCCATCCTTCATAAATTCGCGAGGCCTGACAGAGATTGGCATTCAAAATAATCCATCTCTAAGCATTGGCATGAAAAACATTCCTTACGAGGAAATTTATCTCACACTTCTTGCGGACAACGCATTCCACATCAAGATGCTCGACGGAGCCTTACTGCAAATGTGCTATCGATTTGCGGGCGATAGCATTCATAGCCACAGGTTATGCATGTTTCCGGCGCCTGATCTGGATAGCTTTGACAATCAACCCGACCTTTATCTGCAAGACGAACTTTATGGGGACATAGTCGGAAGAAATATCGTTCACTTTCCAATTCGCTTCGATTTTTGCATTGATGAAGCGCTGCACGTAGACGTTAAGCATCCAAAATCGCATCTAACCTTGGGGCAGTACCCCAATTGCCGCATCCCGCTTGCCTGTCCATTAACACCTGCGAGGTTCATTTCGTTTATTCTTCGAAATTTCTATCACACAGCTTTTTATTCAACTGGGCTAGAGACGATTGACTGCAGCCAATCGTTCCAAGAAACAATTACC